In Salvelinus sp. IW2-2015 linkage group LG8, ASM291031v2, whole genome shotgun sequence, the sequence ATGGTCTACTACCACGGTGGGTAGTGACTAGGAGGACATGGTCTACTACCAGGTGGGTTAGTGACTAGGAGGACATGGTCTACTACCAGGTGGGTTAGTGACTAGGAGAGGACATGGTCTACTACCAGGTGGGTTAGTGACTAGGAGAACATGGTCTACTACCAGGTGGGTAGTGACTAGGAGGACATGGTCTACTACCAGGTGGGTTAGTGACTAGGAGGACATGGTCTACTACCAGGTGGGTTAGTGACTAGGAGGACATGGTCTACTACCAGGTGGGTTGTGACTAGGAGGACATGGTCTACTACCAGGTGGGTTAGTGACTAGGAGGACATGGTCTACTACCAGGTGGGTTAGTGACTAGGAGGACATGGTCTactactgtgtatgtgtgtagaatTAGATGAACAGACACGGGTGGTTAGTCTGTTTATGCTTGACTGCTACCTCTAGGAAGAATTACCACCTAGATTGGTACAGCATTCTAAAAGGTTGAAAATGTGGATGCAAGCTTTCTAAAAAGGCACCCCCTCTTCTTTCCTCGCTCACCTTGTTCGACTCTTCCTCTTTCAGGTAGAAGACGTGAACAAGAAGTTTGGTGCTCTGAAGGAAGCAGAGTCTAAGGGTTGGCAGGAGGAGAGAAAGCCCCCACCACGACAGAGGAAGGTGGTCAAGAAGCCGGCCTCTGCTCCGGTGGCTAAGCCTGTCGGTGGTGCTGCCGCCAAGTCTCGTCTGGCTGCCATCAAGGCTGCTATTAAGGTCAAGCGGCAGGCTGCAGAGGCAGAGAAGGCAGTCCAGGCTGCAGGGCCAGGCAGTGCTGTTGACGACCCTTCTCCAGCTCCTCAGGACCCCCAGGCAGAGACCTTGGCCCCAGAGTCACCGGTGGTGGTGTTCCAGGGAGGCTTCTTCCAGGTGGAGAGTCCCGCCAAACTCACAGGTGAGAGTCATACTTCTGCTGTTCTTCACCCACGCTTCCCCTCAACTGCTGTGATGCACATAGATATGGATGGAGGCAGAGGAAGATGCATAGAATGGCAGGCTGAAAGGACGGAGGGTTTGCTCGGGCCTGGAAGACCGCTGACATCTCCCTCTGTCAGTGTTAAAGGTACCAACTAGTGAGGGAGTTGGGAATTTACTGACTGCTGTATTGTCTCTGTCTTTCTAGGCTTTGTGAGGAGATCAACCCGTGTAGCTGCCAGGCCGCCTCAGGCATCTCCCTGCTCTGTCACCAAGTTCTCCACCCCCGTCAGAACCCTCCATTCCAACGCTGCTGCAGCTGCACAACCCTCTACTCTCCCCCGCCTCACCCCTGCTCGCTCCACCCTCACCCCTGCTCGCTCCACCCTCACCCCTGCTTTCTCCTCCCTCACCCCTGCCTGCTCCAGGCTCTCCCCTACCCGTCTGTCTGATGGCACCCCACTCTGCACCCTGGCCCCCGCCCAGAATAGCCCCACCagagtctctctctgcttctcaccAGTCAAGGAAGCTTTGATAGACGCCCAGTCAGAGGAAGTCCCCAGCTACCAACCGGAGCTAGTCTCGGTCCAGAATGAAGTCACTCCTGACCAACCAGAGCCCAAGAGCACGCAGGAAGCTTGTGACCAATCGGAGGTTGTTACAGCACCCACTGTTTGCCATGAGGAGCACATTGAGAGTTGTGATTCTGAGAAAATGAGCCAATCGCCATCCAACACACAACAGCTGACCTATGACGAAATGCCCCAAGAAGCCTTCAGCCAATCGGTGTTGGCCACAGAGGAGCCCAACCAATCGGAGCTCCTGGCCATGCCTGAAGTGAGCAGCACTGTGGCTACCCACTCAATCctatcctctccctcactccaggacagagaagaagatTTAGAGGCCTACGATATCAGCCTACCCATCTCACCAaggcttcccctctctccctcactgcccCACACTCCCACCCATGGAGCAGAGTTCTCCCCAGTCAGGAGCCCTGCCTTCAgcttcaccctctcctccaacccaGCCAGGCCAAAACCTACCGAGGACAGcctatctcccctctcctcaccctgcCTGGTGCCCTCCTCTCCTACTGTCCAGGTCTCCCTCAGCGTCCCAGCTACTGCCGACGTGACAGTGACTCCAAATACTTATATCACTGAGGTAAGTGTTTTGGCAAAGGAGATACTGGTGTGtgagtatataaactcagcaaaaaaagaaacgtcctcactgtcaactgcgtttattttcagcaaacttaacatgtgtaaatatttttatgaacataacaagattcaacaacagacataaactgaacaagttccacagacatgtgactaacagaaatggaataatgtgtccctgaacaaagagggggtcaaaatcaaaagtaacagtcggtatctggtgtggccaccagctgcattaagtactgcagtgcatctcctccgcatggactgcaccagatttgctgtgagatgttaccccactctttcaccaaggcacctgcaagttcccggacatttctgggggggaatggccctagccctcaccctccgatccaacaggtcccagacgtgctcaatgggattgaaatttgggctcttcgctggccatggcagaacactgacattcctgtcttgcaggaagtcacacacagaacgagcagtatggctggtggcattgtcaggatgagtctgcaggaagggtaccacatgaaggaggtcttccctgtaatgcacagcgttgagactgagcatgtcattgcaggcagtctgatgctgtgacacaccgccccagaccatgacggaccctccacctccaaatcgattccgctccagagtacaggccttggtgtaacgctcattcctttgaagatatacgcgaatccgaccatcacccctggtgagacaaaaccgcgactcgtcagtgaagagcactttttgccagtcctgtctggtccagcgacggtgggtttgtgcccataggcgacgttgttgccggtgatgtctgttgaggacctgccttacaacaggcctgtaagtccccagtccagcctctctcaacctgtacctgtcccgcaggtgtggtgttcagatgtaccgatcctgtgcaggtgttacacgtggtctgtcactgcgaggacgatcagctgtccgtcctgtctccctgtagttctgtcttaggcgtttcacagtacggacattgctaTTTATTGCcgtggtcacatctgcagtcctcttgcctccttgcagcatgcctaaggcacgttcacgcagatgagcagggtccctgggcatctttctttttttcagttagtagaaaggcctctttggtgtcctaagttttcataactgtgaccttaattgcctaccgtctgtaagctgttagtgtcttaacgaccgttccacaggtgcatgttaattgtttatggttcattgaacaagcatggggaacagttgttaaaaccctttacaatgaagatctgtgaagttatttggatttttactaattgtctttgaaagacggggtcctgaaaaagggacatttatatatatatatatctgtgtgtgtacaccccttcaaattagtggattcagctatttcagccacagctgtTGCTGATCGGAGTATAACATTTATCAAACAGCAAtggaatctccatagacaaatattggcagtagagctgagtgactttcaacgtggcatcgtcataggatgccacttttcccacaagtcagtttgtcaaatttctgccctgctagagctgccttagtcaactgtaagtgctgttattgtgaagtggaaatgtctaggagcaacaacagctcaaccACAAaggggtaggccacacaagctcacagaagcaCGTAATaatagtctgtcctcagttgcaacactcactaccaagttccaaactgcctctggaagcaacgtcagcacaagaactgttcatcgggagcttcatgaaatgggtttccgtggctgaGCAGTCTTAGTCTTTGTGCGGACAAAGACTAAGATCATTTTGCCAAATACcaagagtggtgtaaagctcgctgctattggactctggggcagtggaaatgccttctctggagtgatgaatcacgtttcaccatctggcagtccgacggaagaatctcggtttggcggatgcttggagaacactacctgcccgaatttATATTGGCAACCTtgaagtttggtgtaggaggaataatgttctagGGCcggttttcatggttcaggctaggccccatagttctagtgaagggaaatcttaacactgaaacatacaatgacattctagatggttCTGTGCTGCCAACTTTGTTGAAaaagagtttggggaaggccatttcctgtttcagcatgacaatgcccccatgcacaaagtgaggtccatacagaaattgtttgttgagatcggtgtggacgaactggcctacacagagccctgacatcgacccccccccccccccatcgaacaccttttggatgaattggtacgcagactgcgagccaggcctaatcgcccaacatcagtgccagaccttactcatgctcttgtggctgaatggaagcaagtgccCGCAGCAATGATCCAAAaccagtggaaagccttccctggaggctgttatagcagcaaatgggggaacaactccatattaatgctcatgatttaggaatgagatgtttgagcaGGAGGccacacttttggtcatgtagttgaGCTGAGCATCTCTTAATGTATGACCGGCAATAGGTAATTGTTTTCTCTAAATACACTAGAGTTTTCTGGGATTGGAGTTTGAGCGCTACCTCCAGCCTGTAGCAAGCTGCAACCTGTCACCACGAGAGCTGGCTGTTGACGAGGAGATGCTGTCGCCCATGGCGATAGACGTAGAAATGGAGAGTCCGATGGCTCAGTCTGGAGAGCCCACTTGGGAGGAAGCGTCGTCTCCCacaggtaagtgtgtgtgttcacctggGTTTTGACACTTGGATAGGCTTTGACCTGGATATTTGTATTCCTTATGGTGGATTTGTTTTTTTCAATCAAGTCATTTTTGTATTCCCTCCTCACTCCCATCACAGCGTTTCCCAGTTTGGCACAAATGTTCACCCCACGGACCACAAAGGTTAACTTCCTTGTTTTACCCTCTTCTTTCTCGCATGTATAAAGTATGATTTCATTTGGTGTTGGATCACTTTTCACTTTGGTGATCTGAAAACCGTAATTGTACTATTAGGCATGCATTCTTCTCAATTCATCAACTGACCCATGCTGTCCCCACTTCATTCTCctaaatctcttctctctcctccagccagTTGAGTCGGACATGTTGCTGTTCACCCCTGATCAGATGGACAGAGTGAGACAGTCAATGTGCCCCAGTGACCTCATGTCATTCACACCTCCATCTAATAAGATAGACCGATTTGCTTAACTGCGTTTTTCCCCTCATTTCGCTCTAGAGACTTGTTTAGTCTCTCAAAGAAAATAATTTGTTTATATGCATTGTTACTTTTTTCTAAACTCCTCTAATTGTCAGAAAAGTGTTTTGTAACATTCAACGATTTTCAAGAATTTCCTGAAATGTTTTTGCTATGTCCTACTACAACTTTTTTATTGAAAGACAAAAAGGTCCAGGTAGTGTTTCCTAAACTTAAGCACATTTTCTATGGTGCCCAGGTGTGTGCAGTAAAAATAAAACGTAATCAAGAGTTTATATATAGCCTAAATTCTCTATGTTGAATATGCATGCTGAAAACCTTTTGTTTGTGTAATAAAATGTTGATTCTTCTAATTGGCCTTCAACAGACTTCTTTTTTAAAGGGTTCCTTCTTTCAAGCACTATTGAAGCAACGCTGCAACGTGTTATTTTTTACAGTGAAGGCTGCAGCAGGAGCTAACTGGTTTGTCAGTGCCTCTTTCTACAtactacagtgggagaacaagtatttgatacactgccgattttgcaggttttcctacttacaagcatgtagaggtctgtaatttttatcataggtacacttcaactgtgagagacggaatttaaaacaaaatccagaaaatcacattgtatgattttaagtaataattcgcattttattgcatgacataagtatttgatacatcagaaaagcagaacttcatattggtacagaaacctttgtttgcattacagagatcatacgtttcctgtagttcttgaccaggtttgcacacactgcagcagggattttggcccacctcctcatacagaccttctccagatccttcaggtttcggggctgtcgctgggcaatacggactttcagctccctccaaagattttctatgggttcaggtctggagactggctaaccactccaggaccttgagatgcttcttacggagccactccttagttgccctggctgtgtgttttgggtcgttgtcatgctggaagacccagccacgacctacttcaatgctcttactgagggaaggaggttgttggccaagatctcgcgatgcatggccccatcctcctccctccaatacgtgcagtcatcctgtcccctttgcagaaaagcatccccaaagaagatgtttccacctccaagcttcacggttaggatggtgttcttggggttgtactcatccttcttcttcctccaaacacggcgagtggagtttagaccaaaaagctctattttgtctcatcagaccacatgaccttctccaattcctcctctggatcatccagatggtcattgcaaacttcagacggcctggacatgcgctggcttgagcaggggaccttgcgtgcgctgcaggatataatcatgacggcgtagtgtgttactaatggttttctttgggactgtggtcccagctctcttcaggtcattaaccaggtcctgccgtgtagttctgggctgatccctcaccttcctcatgatcattgatgccccacgaggtgagatcttgcatggagccccagaccgaggtgattgaccgtcatcttgaacttcttccattttc encodes:
- the LOC111967948 gene encoding disks large-associated protein 5 isoform X3, whose protein sequence is MDSMEARFGHMRQRDTSVDMLRVKMSRRRSQSQKENRDKALNSRRQLDKLPELECSQLDMSVAEHVSVIQEKAPNAKQVKNTAVEERIKKLARYKEKKGLVKEKEKRAREKKGVFKVGLYRPQPLAPLLQAPAATTKAMATTAVVQPQSTRVTRSTMRQQSPKAPQTVDTVPASRKVEPAVVRSTRRTKITIGEPVVRAPSTRSANRPLVSVAPVAKDKPAAAPKTRSNAKQSAAPPVGRGRNTRGNTESNTQAAVKVKKPVEEPRAASPPPPSVKEEKMVDPAPADPEPVPAQASSLLPPAPTLSSFAPQGFVFQAPAGLSTFKPTPLTPRSADSFFKPSVPAFVLPPVPLWLSDLVPKMELSAPSPAKSPVQSTPSPTLAPQCPQEPEHDVPYFRLVVVSETERLKAFCQQWEPRVDDVSIPEEMRDRMRTAVGQARLLMKERFGQFSGLVDDCELGRGEKITTCTDLQGFWDMVYYQVEDVNKKFGALKEAESKGWQEERKPPPRQRKVVKKPASAPVAKPVGGAAAKSRLAAIKAAIKVKRQAAEAEKAVQAAGPGSAVDDPSPAPQDPQAETLAPESPVVVFQGGFFQVESPAKLTGFVRRSTRVAARPPQASPCSVTKFSTPVRTLHSNAAAAAQPSTLPRLTPARSTLTPARSTLTPAFSSLTPACSRLSPTRLSDGTPLCTLAPAQNSPTRVSLCFSPVKEALIDAQSEEVPSYQPELVSVQNEVTPDQPEPKSTQEACDQSEVVTAPTVCHEEHIESCDSEKMSQSPSNTQQLTYDEMPQEAFSQSVLATEEPNQSELLAMPEVSSTVATHSILSSPSLQDREEDLEAYDISLPISPRLPLSPSLPHTPTHGAEFSPVRSPAFSFTLSSNPARPKPTEDSLSPLSSPCLVPSSPTVQVSLSVPATADVTVTPNTYITESFLGLEFERYLQPVASCNLSPRELAVDEEMLSPMAIDVEMESPMAQSGEPTWEEASSPTAS
- the LOC111967948 gene encoding disks large-associated protein 5 isoform X1, producing MDSMEARFGHMRQRDTSVDMLRVKMSRRRSQSQKENRDKALNSRRQLDKLPELECSQLDMSVAEHVSVIQEKAPNAKQVKNTAVEERIKKLARYKEKKGLVKEKEKRAREKKGVFKVGLYRPQPLAPLLQAPAATTKAMATTAVVQPQSTRVTRSTMRQQSPKAPQTVDTVPASRKVEPAVVRSTRRTKITIGEPVVRAPSTRSANRPLVSVAPVAKDKPAAAPKTRSNAKQSAAPPVGRGRNTRGNTESNTQAAVKVKKPVEEPRAASPPPPSVKEEKMVDPAPADPEPVPAQASSLLPPAPTLSSFAPQGFVFQAPAGLSTFKPTPLTPRSADSFFKPSVPAFVLPPVPLWLSDLVPKMELSAPSPAKSPVQSTPSPTLAPQCPQEPEHDVPYFRLVVVSETERLKAFCQQWEPRVDDVSIPEEMRDRMRTAVGQARLLMKERFGQFSGLVDDCELGRGEKITTCTDLQGFWDMVYYQVEDVNKKFGALKEAESKGWQEERKPPPRQRKVVKKPASAPVAKPVGGAAAKSRLAAIKAAIKVKRQAAEAEKAVQAAGPGSAVDDPSPAPQDPQAETLAPESPVVVFQGGFFQVESPAKLTGFVRRSTRVAARPPQASPCSVTKFSTPVRTLHSNAAAAAQPSTLPRLTPARSTLTPARSTLTPAFSSLTPACSRLSPTRLSDGTPLCTLAPAQNSPTRVSLCFSPVKEALIDAQSEEVPSYQPELVSVQNEVTPDQPEPKSTQEACDQSEVVTAPTVCHEEHIESCDSEKMSQSPSNTQQLTYDEMPQEAFSQSVLATEEPNQSELLAMPEVSSTVATHSILSSPSLQDREEDLEAYDISLPISPRLPLSPSLPHTPTHGAEFSPVRSPAFSFTLSSNPARPKPTEDSLSPLSSPCLVPSSPTVQVSLSVPATADVTVTPNTYITESFLGLEFERYLQPVASCNLSPRELAVDEEMLSPMAIDVEMESPMAQSGEPTWEEASSPTAFPSLAQMFTPRTTKPVESDMLLFTPDQMDRVRQSMCPSDLMSFTPPSNKIDRFA
- the LOC111967948 gene encoding disks large-associated protein 5 isoform X2 — its product is MDSMEARFGHMRQRDTSVDMLRVKMSRRRSQSQKENRDKALNSRRQLDKLPELECSQLDMSVAEHVSVIQEKAPNAKQVKNTAVEERIKKLARYKEKKGLVKEKEKRAREKKGVFKVGLYRPQPLAPLLQAPAATTKAMATTAVVQPQSTRVTRSTMRQQSPKAPQTVDTVPASRKVEPAVVRSTRRTKITIVVRAPSTRSANRPLVSVAPVAKDKPAAAPKTRSNAKQSAAPPVGRGRNTRGNTESNTQAAVKVKKPVEEPRAASPPPPSVKEEKMVDPAPADPEPVPAQASSLLPPAPTLSSFAPQGFVFQAPAGLSTFKPTPLTPRSADSFFKPSVPAFVLPPVPLWLSDLVPKMELSAPSPAKSPVQSTPSPTLAPQCPQEPEHDVPYFRLVVVSETERLKAFCQQWEPRVDDVSIPEEMRDRMRTAVGQARLLMKERFGQFSGLVDDCELGRGEKITTCTDLQGFWDMVYYQVEDVNKKFGALKEAESKGWQEERKPPPRQRKVVKKPASAPVAKPVGGAAAKSRLAAIKAAIKVKRQAAEAEKAVQAAGPGSAVDDPSPAPQDPQAETLAPESPVVVFQGGFFQVESPAKLTGFVRRSTRVAARPPQASPCSVTKFSTPVRTLHSNAAAAAQPSTLPRLTPARSTLTPARSTLTPAFSSLTPACSRLSPTRLSDGTPLCTLAPAQNSPTRVSLCFSPVKEALIDAQSEEVPSYQPELVSVQNEVTPDQPEPKSTQEACDQSEVVTAPTVCHEEHIESCDSEKMSQSPSNTQQLTYDEMPQEAFSQSVLATEEPNQSELLAMPEVSSTVATHSILSSPSLQDREEDLEAYDISLPISPRLPLSPSLPHTPTHGAEFSPVRSPAFSFTLSSNPARPKPTEDSLSPLSSPCLVPSSPTVQVSLSVPATADVTVTPNTYITESFLGLEFERYLQPVASCNLSPRELAVDEEMLSPMAIDVEMESPMAQSGEPTWEEASSPTAFPSLAQMFTPRTTKPVESDMLLFTPDQMDRVRQSMCPSDLMSFTPPSNKIDRFA